The Roseofilum reptotaenium CS-1145 genome includes a region encoding these proteins:
- a CDS encoding ATP-grasp domain-containing protein: protein MFTNIRLLLEACNSLNLDYEIVHPNENVIQVNLDKPHLFVNGFTPILTGAILKVVKDKDYTYHLLKDWVLMPKTVAYVDPYVSTYENYSIHKSIPEIVAAIEDTFSLPVIVKKNTGSGGDNVFLCDKTAQIEESLQTIFNLHDKDYDYMALAQEVIEIEREYRAIFLNQSLVLLYEKNIQNATFTGNLSPLHWDGAQAIHVTDEDTISKLEEFIQPIFERLPIEYGGFDIAVDKSGQLWLIEINSNPNYKIFIRDNPERLAVEVFEKLLKSLMKSD from the coding sequence ATGTTTACCAATATTCGTCTTTTATTGGAAGCTTGTAACTCCTTAAACCTGGATTATGAGATCGTTCATCCTAACGAAAATGTAATCCAAGTTAATCTCGATAAGCCCCATTTGTTTGTCAATGGATTTACTCCGATTTTAACTGGGGCTATCCTAAAAGTAGTAAAAGATAAAGACTATACTTATCATTTGCTCAAAGATTGGGTATTAATGCCGAAAACTGTTGCCTATGTTGATCCCTATGTTTCTACTTATGAAAACTATTCTATCCATAAGAGTATTCCAGAAATAGTTGCGGCAATTGAAGACACGTTTAGCTTACCGGTAATTGTCAAGAAAAACACTGGATCGGGGGGAGACAATGTATTTCTCTGTGATAAAACAGCTCAGATTGAAGAGTCCTTACAGACTATTTTTAATCTGCATGACAAAGATTATGACTATATGGCCTTAGCCCAAGAAGTGATTGAAATTGAGAGGGAATATCGGGCTATTTTTCTGAATCAATCTTTGGTCTTACTCTACGAAAAAAACATCCAAAATGCAACCTTTACAGGCAATTTAAGTCCTCTCCATTGGGATGGTGCTCAAGCCATTCATGTGACGGATGAAGATACGATCAGCAAACTAGAAGAGTTTATTCAACCTATCTTTGAGCGATTACCGATTGAGTATGGAGGATTTGATATTGCGGTGGATAAGTCTGGACAGTTATGGTTAATAGAAATCAACTCTAATCCAAATTATAAGATTTTCATTCGCGATAATCCAGAGAGGCTTGCTGTAGAAGTATTTGAGAAGCTTTTAAAATCTCTGATGAAGTCAGATTAA
- a CDS encoding acyl-CoA thioesterase, protein MPLPYTRTVRFSETDAAGVVYFANLFQFCHEAYEASLDEAGIDLKEFFCQPKIAFPIIHSEADFYRPLTCGDCFDIELVPILLSSNQYEINYQIKLGDLLAAKAMTRHICIDAHQRTKQPLPKVLLNWLHQWSNESLQR, encoded by the coding sequence ATGCCATTACCCTATACTCGAACGGTTCGCTTTTCAGAAACAGACGCTGCTGGAGTTGTGTATTTCGCCAATCTATTTCAGTTTTGTCATGAAGCCTATGAAGCCTCTTTAGATGAGGCAGGAATTGATTTAAAAGAATTCTTTTGTCAGCCGAAAATAGCTTTTCCCATTATTCATAGTGAAGCCGATTTTTATCGACCTCTAACTTGTGGAGATTGTTTTGATATTGAGTTAGTGCCGATACTTTTATCATCCAATCAATATGAAATAAACTATCAAATTAAACTAGGAGATCTTCTTGCGGCTAAAGCCATGACTCGTCATATCTGTATCGATGCTCACCAGCGCACCAAGCAACCTCTACCAAAAGTTTTGCTGAACTGGCTTCATCAATGGTCTAACGAATCACTGCAAAGATGA
- the opcA gene encoding glucose-6-phosphate dehydrogenase assembly protein OpcA encodes MTTTPIVALQKPKDISLGEIEAELNKIWLSQNTGKASPVATRAATFSMVIYEPEEFQQLLAGLGFYSGCIDGINGPMMKEAVREAQMSYGLRITGRIDGQTLHGLRENYGKISPSQVADISNVDLRGSSVSEAIASQNPCRVITLCPVLGEDRGVSAQVSAYCPIQKSSSNSTLICCEYITLRGTKEALERVKDLISSLLIPDLPKFVWWKATPNPEQLLFQHLAQQANCIVVDSCYFSDPDSELLKIHDLIESETYIADLNWHRLYPWQELTAATFDPPERRDSLGDIDQVTIDYEKGNDAQAFMFLGWLASRLGWQPIGYQDEGGDYDIKRIEFSGPENKTIQAELAGIPTADWGEIPGDLVGVLLNSSNPEANCCTILCSETTGCMRMEAGGSASNSRTEQVTAVSDQKAEEMMSQQLQRWGRDVLYEESLAVTAQILKLR; translated from the coding sequence ATGACTACTACTCCTATTGTTGCATTACAAAAGCCGAAGGATATCTCTTTAGGTGAGATTGAGGCGGAACTGAATAAGATTTGGTTGAGCCAAAATACGGGCAAGGCTAGCCCAGTGGCCACGCGAGCGGCGACGTTTAGTATGGTGATTTATGAGCCGGAAGAATTCCAACAGTTGTTGGCTGGTTTGGGCTTCTATAGTGGCTGCATTGATGGTATTAATGGCCCGATGATGAAGGAGGCGGTTCGTGAGGCTCAGATGAGTTATGGTCTGAGGATTACGGGACGCATTGATGGGCAGACGCTGCACGGTTTGCGGGAGAATTATGGGAAGATCTCGCCTTCCCAAGTTGCTGATATTAGTAATGTAGATTTGAGGGGATCGAGTGTCAGTGAGGCGATCGCCTCCCAAAATCCTTGTAGAGTGATTACCCTTTGTCCTGTTTTAGGCGAAGATCGAGGGGTAAGCGCCCAAGTTTCTGCCTATTGTCCCATTCAAAAAAGCAGTAGCAACAGCACCCTCATCTGTTGTGAATACATTACTCTGCGAGGGACAAAGGAAGCCCTAGAGCGAGTCAAAGACCTAATTTCTTCCCTATTAATCCCCGATTTACCCAAGTTTGTTTGGTGGAAAGCCACTCCCAATCCCGAACAATTATTGTTTCAACATTTAGCTCAACAAGCCAATTGTATTGTCGTCGATTCCTGCTATTTTAGTGACCCGGATTCGGAACTTCTGAAAATTCACGATCTTATTGAGTCAGAAACCTATATTGCCGATCTCAATTGGCATCGCTTGTATCCCTGGCAAGAATTAACTGCCGCCACCTTCGATCCCCCAGAACGTCGAGATTCCCTAGGCGATATTGATCAGGTCACAATTGACTATGAAAAAGGCAATGATGCTCAAGCCTTTATGTTTTTGGGATGGTTAGCCAGTCGTCTCGGTTGGCAACCGATTGGTTATCAGGATGAAGGGGGAGATTATGATATTAAACGGATTGAATTTTCTGGCCCCGAAAATAAAACAATTCAGGCTGAATTAGCTGGCATTCCGACTGCGGACTGGGGAGAAATTCCAGGGGATTTAGTCGGGGTTTTGCTGAATTCGAGCAATCCTGAGGCTAATTGTTGTACGATTTTATGTTCAGAAACCACCGGATGTATGCGGATGGAAGCAGGAGGAAGTGCCAGTAATAGTCGCACTGAACAGGTGACTGCGGTTTCCGATCAAAAGGCAGAAGAAATGATGAGTCAACAGCTACAACGCTGGGGACGAGATGTTTTATACGAGGAAAGTTTGGCTGTAACTGCCCAGATTCTGAAGTTGCGATAA